The genomic interval AAAATGTTTGAGCAAATTTTAAAAAATGAAAATATAAAGCTCATTTTAAGCACGGATTATAAAAAAATAATAAATGAAATTAAGTATGATAAAATGATTTACACTGGACCAATCGATTATTTTTTCGACTATAAACATGGAAAACTTCCTTACCGTTCAATTAGGTTTGAATGGGAAAACATTTATACCGAAAAATATCAAGAAGCAGCTGTTGTTAATCATGTTGACGAAACGCATATTTTTACAAGAATAACAGAATATAAATATTTAACTGGACAAAAAAATTCAACTACAACAATAAGCAAAGAATATTCTGAGAAGGATGGTGAACCCTACTATCCGGTTCCCACAACTAAGAACGCGGAGTTATACAGAAAATATAAAAATGAAACACATAAGGTTGAAAATGTAATGTTTTGCGGAAGATTAGCCGAATATAAATATTATAATATGGATCAAGTGGTAGGGAATTGTTTGAGAATTTACACGAGTGAAAATTTTAAATGAATGAGAAGATTTGTGCAGTTGTTGTAACATATAACCGATTGAAGCTACTGCAGGAATGCATTGAAGCGCTTAAAAATCAAACAAGAAAATTAGATGAAATAATCGTTGTAAATAACAATAGCAAAGATGGAACCACAGAATGGTTGGATAAACAAAAGGATTTAACAAATATTCATCAAGAAAATCTTGGGGGCGCAGGTGGTTTTCAGAATGGAATGAAAGAGGCATATATTAAAGGTTTTGATTGGATTTGGTTGATGGATGATGATTGTCTAACACACAAAGATGCATTAGAAAATTTAATTACATCAAATTATAAAACAGATGCTGTTCTAAATTCTGTCGTGCTTTCAAAACAAAATATTACAAAGCTTAATTTTGGTTTAGATGACTATAAAAATAAAAAATTGTATAAAACATATGATGAAATCGCCAATGAAAAATTATTTATAGTGCTAATTTCTTTAATGGCACATTAATACATAAAAATATAATAAAAAAAATCGGGCTACCGAATCAGTTGTTTTTCATTTACGGAGATGAGTATGAATATTATTTGAGAATTAAATCAAATTCATTCCCAGTCGTGACGGTTGTTCAATCAGTTGTTAAGCATCCGGAACAAAATCATGTTTATTTTGGTAAGGGAAAATTTCATTATAGATATAATTTCCAAACAAAATTAAGATCAAAATATTTCCCGCGAAATTTATTTGTAATTTGTTTTTTATATAGTGAAGTAAAAATTAAAAGATTGATTAAAACATATTTACTGGATTTTTATGGGATTATTTTTATTCAAAAAGAACCTTCATTAATTTTTAATTATATTTTCTCTATTCTTTCTGGTCCATTCTTTTTTTTTAGAGTAAAAAATTATGATAAGCGTTTTATTGCCGGTATATAATGGTGAAAAGTACTTAAGCCAATCAATTAAAAGTATTTTAAATCAAACATTTAGAGACTTTGAATTTATTATTGTAGATGACGGTTCTATAGACAATACAGAAAAAATAGTAAGTTCTTTTCATGATACTAGAATAAAATATATTAAAAAAGATCATACTGGTTTGGCTGATACTTTAAATTATGGCCTAAAGCTAGCTAATTATGATTGGGTTGCCAGAATGGATGCAGATGATATTTCATTACCAAATAGGCTTTTTTACTCAGTATAATTTTATTTCTGAAAATTCAGAATTTGATGTCGTTTCATCTTGGTATACAATTTTTAATAAAAGTGTTGAATATATTATTAAAGTTCCACAATACCATAATTCTATTGTTCAGAAGTTAGCTTTATTTTCTAGTATATGCCATCCTGCAGTAATTTATAAAAAAGAAAAAATTCTTCAACTTGGCGGTTATAAAAATGATGGCAATTTACATGTAGCACAAGATTATGAACTTTGGTTGAGAGCAAAAAGTAAACTTAAATTCTATAATATTCAAGAAATTTTACTCCTTTATCGAATTCACAGTGAATCTAATTCTAATAATTTATTTAAATCCGAACGAAATATTCATTATCAAATTCAAGAAAAATATTATAAAAATTTACCCTTAGAATTTAATATAAATTCCAATTCTGAACAGATTATCATGAGAGGCTTTAGAGAATATTTTTGGGGAGATATAAAAACCTCAAGAATTTATTGGAGAACATTAGGGGTGAAATTACTAATTACTCCAAAAGTATTTATTGCATATATATTAACATTTTTTAATAGAGATTTTGTTGTAAAATTTAATAATTATAAAATTTGGTTGAGAATGATATTTTTTATTGAAAGTATTTTTGACAAAAATATATCGGATCAAAAAAAATATTGGGAAAAAGCAATTGAATAGTTTATTTATGAAGTTTGTAATAAATTGATTTGAAAGTGCTAATAGTGGATAATATTAAACTTATTAATAAAATAAAAGAGCCATTATTTTATTACCGTTTAGATAATAATATAAACCTATTCTATTAAGATATATACTCGCGAAAGAGGAAACTTTATTTTTTTGAATATTGTTTTTTACATTGTAGCTTTCAATTAATTTTTGATGATTTTTAATTAGTAAATTTAGATTATAGTGTGAAAAACTTTTATGAATTCTTATAGATGCAAGTGATTCATCTAGATTATGAATTTTCCCAATTTCACTTATTCGAAAAAAAAGATCATAATCTTCAGGATAAACATTCTCTCTATATCCACCAATTTTTTTTAAGATATCAGCTCTTGCGACTATTGTAGATTGGATGATTGCCCTTTTTTTCTTAAATAAATTATTTAAGATAGTTTCATGATCTGATGGGACATTAATCATTATTTTAGATATTTTCCCGTTTTCTGACATATAATTTGCATTTGTTCCAATCAGTACTACTTCATTATTTTTTTCGAGAAAGTTAATTTGCTTCATAAATTTATTAACAAAATAAATATCATCAGCATCAATTCTCGCAACATACTTTGTATTAACCTTGCTCAATCCGTAATTGAATGACGTTATTATTCCCCATGCTCAATTTTATAAGATAGTATTCGTTCATCACAAAAAGTTTTTATAACCTTTTCAGTATTATCTGTTGAACCATCATCGATAATAATTAAAGAAAAATTTGAGAAAGATTGATGCATAATTGATGCAATTGTCTCTTTGAGGAACTTATCTCCATTATCCACTGGAAGGACTATTGATAGTAATTTATCGCTCAATTTATTTTTTATGTAATATTATTTCAAGGGTATATTTAGAATAAAATGGTATATCATTAATTACATATCTACTAAATAATCTCTTTGGTTCTTGGAATAACCTCCATAACCATTCTAAGCCAATTCGCTGTATAATTTCCGGACTACGTTTTTTTTCACCAGAATAAAAATCTAAAGTTGCACCAATCCCAACATTTAATTTACTGCCGAAATTGGATATATATTTATGTAACCATTTCTCTTGTCTTGGGCAACCTAAAGCCGCAAATACAATATCTGGCTTAAACTCGGTAACCATTGTAACCACTTTGTTATTTTTTTCTTTATTAAATTCAAAGTTCTGTTCAGGGGACAGGCATAATAAATTATCTTTTGAAATATTTATTTCATTAATAATTTTCTCGTTAACTTTCTTTGATGTCAATTCAGAACCACCAACAATTGCAACCTTTAAGTTTAATTTTTTTGCCAAACGCAAAATAATTGGAAAAATATCATTTCCCGTAATTCTTTTAACGTGAACTTTATATTTTAATTTTAGTAAACTAGTAATTCCAATCCCATCAGGTAAATTTAAAATTGAATTTTTACAGATTTCTCTAAATTGTTCATCATATTCTGAAATTCTAAGGAAATCTAAATTAAATGTTGTAATAATTTCATTAGAGCTTTCGGTATTTAAATATTTTTCTAAATGAAAAATTAGTTCTTCTATTGACAAAACACTTATTTTAATATTATTTAATAGGTATTTTTGCACTAATTCTCTTATTTTTTACATTGGATTACTTTGAAAATTAATTTATTACAAATTTAATTGAAAGTTAGTATATAATATGAAAAAAAGTTTTTATTTAATACTACTAATATTTGCAGGTTTACAAATTAATGGACAAGTAATTTTAAAAGATGAAAATCAACAAGCAAATGTATTAGCTTATGAGATAGAGATTCCAAATGATTATTCTCAAAGTGAATTAGTAAACAATAAAAATTTAGTTTTTAGAAATTTTTTAGATGAATCAAAACCAGGTGAAATAATATTTCCCAAATATGATGTTTTTATTGCAATCCCCCAAAATTCTAACCCAATTTTAAAATATGAAATTATTGCACAAAAGGAACTTAATGGAAAACCTGAATTAAATCCAACCATTGAACTGCAAAAGGATAAACTTGTATATAAACAGTCTGTTTTAACCCGGAAGGATTATCCACAATTTTTAGAAAATTTGGGTAATCTTTGGATTGATAAAAATTATTGCGTACACTTGAAAATAAACCCGTATTCTTTAAGCAATAATAACTCAATAATTAAAGTTGAAAAATTTAAAATAAAATTAACTTTTAGTAAAAATCTTGAAAAAGCTAAGTTAATTTCCGAATCAATTGTTTCTCCATACATTTTGAATAAAGATTTTGCTCGTTTAATAATTTCAGATCAAAAAAATTATACTAATGAGTCATCTGCTTGGATCGATTATTCAAAATCTTATCTTAAATTAGGTACATTTGAAGATGGAATCTACCGAATAAAAAAAAAGTGATATTGAGTCATTTGGGATTTCAACTTCGGCAATAAATCCAAAGTCTTTTAAAATATTTTTAAAGGGAAATCAGATCCCAATTTATGTTGAAGGTGAAAATGATTTATCTTTTGATGAAAATGATTTTATTGAATTTGTTGGTGTTCGAAATATGGGGGGTAAGCATCGTGAGATTAGTACAATTGGCAATCCTTATAATGAATATTTAGGTCGTTATACAGATACAACAATTTACTGGTTAAGTTGGGATGGAACAGATGGTATAAGAGTTTTAATTAGTAACCAAAATATAAATCCCGAGGATACCTTATCATATTATACTCATATAGATCATTACGAAACAAATAATTGGTTTGATTTTTCAAATTCGGATCTTGTTCAGAAAGAAATGCCATATTGGACTGAAAATAAGACCTGGCACGAAGGCAACTTTGGTGTAGGTATAAAAAATAAAAATTTTTCTGTTTCTGATGTTTACGCAAATAAACCCTTTAAAATGTTTGTTAAATTTCAAGACTATGCCGCCGACATTAAAGAAAATGCGCATCTAGTTAGCTTATCATTAAATTCAAGTGGAATTTGGAGTGATTCAACATTTATTGACAAATATGAGCAAGTAGTGTTAAATAC from Ignavibacteriota bacterium carries:
- a CDS encoding glycosyltransferase, yielding MNEKICAVVVTYNRLKLLQECIEALKNQTRKLDEIIVVNNNSKDGTTEWLDKQKDLTNIHQENLGGAGGFQNGMKEAYIKGFDWIWLMDDDCLTHKDALENLITSNYKTDAVLNSVVLSKQNITKLNFGLDDYKNKKLYKTYDEIANEKLFIVLISLMAH
- a CDS encoding glycosyltransferase family 2 protein is translated as MISVLLPVYNGEKYLSQSIKSILNQTFRDFEFIIVDDGSIDNTEKIVSSFHDTRIKYIKKDHTGLADTLNYGLKLANYDWVARMDADDISLPNRLFYSV
- a CDS encoding glycosyltransferase, encoding MSKVNTKYVARIDADDIYFVNKFMKQINFLEKNNEVVLIGTNANYMSENGKISKIMINVPSDHETILNNLFKKKRAIIQSTIVARADILKKIGGYRENVYPEDYDLFFRISEIGKIHNLDESLASIRIHKSFSHYNLNLLIKNHQKLIESYNVKNNIQKNKVSSFASIYLNRIGLYYYLNGNKIMALLFY
- a CDS encoding glycosyltransferase translates to MSDKLLSIVLPVDNGDKFLKETIASIMHQSFSNFSLIIIDDGSTDNTEKVIKTFCDERILSYKIEHGE
- a CDS encoding WecB/TagA/CpsF family glycosyltransferase is translated as MQKYLLNNIKISVLSIEELIFHLEKYLNTESSNEIITTFNLDFLRISEYDEQFREICKNSILNLPDGIGITSLLKLKYKVHVKRITGNDIFPIILRLAKKLNLKVAIVGGSELTSKKVNEKIINEINISKDNLLCLSPEQNFEFNKEKNNKVVTMVTEFKPDIVFAALGCPRQEKWLHKYISNFGSKLNVGIGATLDFYSGEKKRSPEIIQRIGLEWLWRLFQEPKRLFSRYVINDIPFYSKYTLEIILHKK